Proteins encoded in a region of the Balaenoptera musculus isolate JJ_BM4_2016_0621 chromosome 5, mBalMus1.pri.v3, whole genome shotgun sequence genome:
- the TET2 gene encoding methylcytosine dioxygenase TET2 isoform X3 encodes MEQDRTNHVEGNRLSPFLIPSSSPICQTEPLAIKLQNGSPLMKRPYPEVNGDTKWQSFKSYYGIPHMKGSQNSRVSPDFIQESRGYSRCLQNGGIKRTVSEPSLSGLHQNKKLKQDQKANGERKNFGESQERNPGKGSSQPNVSDVSDKRESVSSAAQENEVKDFTGFSSHNCSGSENPELQILNQQEGKNAKYHDKNIVLLLKNKAVLMPNGATVSASSMENTRGELLEKTLSQYYPDCVSIAVQKTTSHIHAINSQATNELSCEITHPSHTSGQINFPQTSNSELPPEPAAVVTEACDADSASKPAAMLGTCPFQKPEQRKSVFEIRPSPAENSNIQGTTKLVSGEEFCSGSSSNLQAPGGSSERYLKQNEMNGAYFKQSSVFTKDSFSATTTPPPSQLLLPPPPPLPQVPQLPSEGKSTLNDGVLEEHHHYPNQSNTALLREVKIEGQHEAPPSQSPTPSTQVSNPSPMLPERPQNYCVNKNGIRTPGTVTVPLCSEKTRQLSEHLKHNPPILGSSGDAQDHCQQLMGHKERELFKSQDKEQTRDPVLPTQPYLKPGWIELKAPHYRQAESHLKCNEATLRSILQYHQSNPSHQMTSKQYTGNSNVPGGLPGQAYTQKIMQPEQRPPRYQAEMNQGQSQGTVDQHLQFQKPSLQVHFSKTDPSPEAHRQSVCALRCHFQQRPDPQTEKLMPPTLKRHLNQQASETDPFSNSHLSQHKPHKQAAQTQPSQTSHLSQNQQQQQKLQMKNKEQMPQTFSHPQGNSDQQREGSFFSQIKVEECFHGEDQHSKSSEFQTHNPQVGLEQVQNMNSVNSPYGQILKSNASKVQISCSNNIHVVAENKEQTVNSELFAGNKIPNLHHMQYFPNNVTPKQDVLHRCFQEQEQKSQQASVLQGYKNRNQDMSSQQAAQLAQQRYLMQNQANAFPLPNQAGSHIQTLPQKDIQKHAALRWHLLQKQEQQQTQQLQAESCHSQMQRPIKVEPGSKPHACMRLMSAQPENTMWKKIPKQEIPPPSCDNMQQRSILETMEQHLKQFQVKSLFDHKALALKSQKQVKIEMSGPVTVLTRQTTAAELDSHTPALEQQAMPSSEKTPTKRTAGSVLNNFLESPSKLLDTPIKNLLDTPVKTQYDFPSCRCVEQIIEKDEGPFYTHLGAGPNVAAIREIMEERFGQKGKAIRIERVIYTGKEGKSSQGCPIAKWVVRRSCSEEKLLCLVRERAGHTCEAAVIVILILVWEGIPLSLADKLYSELTETLRKYGTLTNRRCALNEDLASFVYQDLRQLQCSTIASIFNKYLQWGKGYIQ; translated from the exons atggaacaggatagaacgaACCATGTTGAGGGCAACAGACTGAGTCCATTCCTGATACCGTCTTCTTCTCCCATTTGCCAGACAGAACCTCTGGCTATAAAGCTCCAGAATGGAAGCCCATTAATGAAGAGACCTTATCCAGAAGTAAATGGAGACACCAAGTGGCAGTCTTTCAAGAGTTATTATGGAATACCCCACATGAAAGGAAGCCAGAATAGTCGCGTGAGTCCGGACTTTATACAAGAAAGTAGAGGGTATTCCAGATGTTTGCAAAACGGAGGGATAAAACGCACAGTCAGTGAACCTTCTCTCTCTGGGCTCCATCAGAACAAGAAACTGAAACAAGACCAAAAGGccaatggagaaagaaagaacttcGGGGAAAGCCAAGAAAGAAATCCAGGCAAAGGCAGCAGTCAACCAAATGTCTCCGATGTGAGTGATAAGAGAGAATCTGTTAGCTCTGCAGCCCaagaaaatgaagttaaagatTTCACTGGTTTTTCATCACATAACTGCAGTGGATCTGAAAATCCAGAGCTTCAGATTCTGAACCAACAGGAGGGGAAAAATGCTAAGTACCACGACAAGAACATTGtattacttcttaaaaataaGGCAGTGCTAATGCCTAATGGTGCTACAGTTTCTGCCTCTTCCATGGAAAACACACGTGGTGAACTCCTGGAAAAAACACTGTCTCAATATTATCCAGATTGTGTTTCCATCGCGGTGCAGAAAACCACATCTCACATACATGCCATTAACAGTCAGGCTACTAATGAGTTGTCCTGTGAGATCACTCACCCATCGCATACCTCAGGGCAGATCAATTTCCCACAGACCTCGAACTCTGAGCTGCCTCCAGAGCCAGCTGCAGTGGTGACCGAGGCCTGTGATGCCGATAGTGCCAGTAAACCAGCTGCAATGCTAGGGACCTGTCCCTTTCAGAAACCAGAACAACGAAAGTCAGTTTTTGAGATACGCCCATCTCCGGCAGAAAACAGTAACATCCAAGGAACCACAAAGCTAGTATCTGGTGAAGAATTCTGTTCAGGTTCCAGCAGCAATTTGCAGGCTCCTGGTGGCAGCTCTGAACGGtatttaaagcaaaatgaaatgaatggTGCTTACTTCAAGCAAAGCTCAGTGTTCACTAAGGATTCCTTTTCTGCCACtaccacaccaccaccatcacaattgcttcttcctccccctcctcctcttccgcAGGTTCCTCAGCTTCCTTCTGAAGGAAAAAGCACTCTGAATGATGGAGTTTTGGAAGAACACCATCACTACCCCAACCAAAGTAACACAGCTCTTTTAAGGGAAGTGAAAATAGAGGGTCAACACGAGGCACCGCCATCCCAGAGTCCTACTCCCTCTACACAAGTATCCAACCCCTCTCCGATGCTTCCAGAAAGGCCTCAGAATTATTGTGTTAACAAGAATGGCATACGGACTCCAGGGACAGTGACGGTTCCATTGTGTTCTGAGAAAACAAGACAACTCTCAGAACATCTCAAACATAACCCACCAATTCTTGGTAGCAGTGGAGATGCACAGGATCACTGCCAGCAGTTGATGGGACACAAAGAGCGAGAGCTCTTCAAGAGTCAAGACAAGGAACAAACACGAGACCCTGTGCTCCCAACACAGCCCTATCTGAAACCAGGATGGATTGAATTGAAGGCCCCTCACTATCGTCAGGCAGAATCCCATCTAAAATGTAATGAGGCAACCCTGCGGTCAATTCTTCAGTATCATCAGTCCAACCCCTCCCATCAAATGACCTCCAAACAATACACTGGAAATTCCAACGTGCCTGGGGGGCTCCCAGGGCAAGCTTACACCCAGAAAATAATGCAGCCGGAGCAGAGGCCACCAAGGTACCAAGCTGAGATGAATCAAGGGCAGTCTCAAGGTACAGTGGACCAGCATCTCCAGTTCCAGAAACCCTCACTCCAGGTGCACTTCTCCAAGACAGACCCTTCACCCGAAGCTCACAGACAGTCAGTCTGTGCCCTGAGGTGTCATTTCCAGCAAAGACCAGATCCCCAAACTGAGAAACTCATGCCCCCAACATTAAAACGGCACTTGAATCAACAGGCTTCCGAGACTGACCCATTCTCAAACTCACACCTTTCGCAACATAAGCCTCATAAGCAGGCAGCACAAACACAACCATCCCAGACTTCACATCTCTCTCAAAACCAGCAACAGCAGCAaaaattacagatgaagaataaagaacaaatgcCCCAGACCTTTTCTCATCCCCAAGGCAACAGTGATCAGCAAAGAGAAGGATCATTCTTTAGCCAGATTAAAGTAGAAGAATGCTTTCATGGTGAAGATCAACATTCAAAATCAAGTGAGTTCCAGACTCATAATCCCCAAGTGGGACTGGAGCAAGTACAGAATATGAATAGTGTAAATTCCCCCTATGGTCAGATCTTGAAGTCAAATGCAAGCAAAGTGCAGATTTCTTGTTCAAACAATATACACGTAGTTgcagaaaataaagaacagactGTAAATTCTGAACTCTTTGCGGGAAACAAGATCCCAAACTTGCATCACatgcaatattttccaaataatgtgACCCCAAAGCAAGATGTTCTTCACAGGTGCTTTCAAGAACAAGAACAGAAGTCTCAACAAGCTTCAGTTCTACAGggatataaaaatagaaaccaaGATATGTCTAGTCAACAAGCTGCACAGCTCGCTCAGCAAAGGTACCTGATGCAAAACCAAGCAAATGCGTTCCCTTTGCCCAATCAGGCAGGAAGTCACATTCAGACCCTGCCCCAGAAGGACATCCAAAAGCATGCTGCTCTAAGGTGGCACCTTTTGCAGAAGCAAGAACAGCAGCAAACACAACAACTCCAAGCCGAGTCTTGCCATAGTCAGATGCAAAGGCCAATTAAGGTCGAACCTGGATCCAAGCCCCACGCCTGTATGCGCCTCATGTCAGCACAGCCAGAAAACACAATGTGGAAAAAGATACCCAAGCAAGAGATTCCACCTCCGAGCTGTGATAACATGCAGCAGCGGAGCATCCTTGAGACCATGGAGCAGCATCTGAAGCAATTTCAGGTCAAATCATTATTTGACCATAAGGCTCTTGCTCTAAAATCACAGAAgcaagtaaaaatagaaatgtcagGGCCAGTCACAGTTTTAACTAGACAAACCACTGCTGCAGAACTTGATAGCCACACCCCAGCTTTAGAGCAGCAAGCAATGCCTTCCTCAGAAAAGACACCAACCAAAAGAACAGCTGGTTCtgttctcaataattttttagagTCACCTTCCAAATTACTAGATACTCCTATAAAAAATTTATTGGATACACCTGTCAAGACTCAGTATGATTTCCCATCATGCAGATGTGTAG AGCAAATTATTGAAAAAGATGAAGGTCCTTTTTATACCCATCTAGGAGCAGGTCCTAATGTGGCAGCTATTAGAGAAATCATGGAAGAAAG GTTTGGACAGAAGGGTAAAGCTATTAGGATTGAAAGAGTCATCTATACTGGTAAAGAAGGCAAAAGTTCTCAGGGATGTCCTATTGCCAAATGG GTGGTTCGCAGAAGCTGCAGCGAGGAGAAGCTACTGTGCTTGGTGCGGGAGCGAGCTGGCCACACCTGCGAGGCTGCGGTGATTGTGATTCTCATCCTGGTGTGGGAAGGAATCCCACTCTCTCTGGCTGACAAACTGTACTCCGAGCTCACTGAGACACTGAGGAAATACGGCACGCTCACCAATCGTCGGTGTGCCCTGAATGAAGA